Proteins from one Mycobacterium sp. EPa45 genomic window:
- a CDS encoding acyl-CoA dehydrogenase family protein, whose protein sequence is MVVDPSETVEQFRGRVRDWLAANLPRITPGATAARDSDELWHRARELQRLLYEGGFAGICFPREYGGLGLSYPYQRAFDEESLGYELPVCLNLPSFAICCATILDTGSEEQKKTHIAAAIRGDEVLVQLLSEPGGGSDLAGVTTRAERRPDGRWVLNGAKTWSTGAFAADYGLCLARTDWSVPKHEGLTMFLVPINHPGITLRRIEQVNGSREFCEEFLDDVDVGEDAVLGEVNNGWAVATRQLFHERLSLGNGSMYSSGVGSESPEDRPLDFIDLVARSGRDSDPAVRLAAGRALVHRQVTRQLTEHIFKGMQDGTIPPTYGTILRLAAAETHEFEADTALAIAETSAAVDCSDGLFDVGERFLSRQVLSIGGGTTEMARNVIAERILDMPREYSADRGVPFDQVRHNRPPT, encoded by the coding sequence ATGGTGGTTGACCCATCGGAGACCGTCGAACAGTTCCGTGGGCGCGTTCGGGATTGGCTGGCGGCCAACCTTCCCCGGATCACCCCGGGCGCCACCGCCGCCCGTGACTCTGATGAGCTCTGGCATCGCGCCCGAGAGCTACAACGACTTCTCTATGAGGGCGGATTCGCCGGGATCTGCTTCCCCCGTGAGTACGGCGGCTTGGGGCTCAGCTACCCCTACCAGCGGGCCTTCGACGAGGAATCGCTCGGTTACGAATTGCCGGTATGCCTCAACCTTCCCTCCTTCGCCATCTGCTGCGCCACCATCCTCGACACCGGCAGCGAGGAACAGAAGAAAACACATATCGCCGCGGCAATCCGCGGCGACGAAGTCCTCGTTCAGCTGCTATCAGAACCCGGCGGAGGATCCGATCTCGCCGGCGTTACCACCCGAGCTGAACGTCGTCCCGATGGGCGATGGGTGCTCAACGGAGCTAAGACCTGGAGTACCGGCGCCTTTGCCGCCGACTACGGACTATGCCTCGCCCGGACCGATTGGTCGGTCCCGAAGCACGAGGGACTCACCATGTTCCTCGTGCCCATCAATCACCCGGGGATCACGTTGCGGCGCATCGAGCAGGTCAATGGATCGCGGGAATTCTGCGAAGAATTTCTTGACGATGTCGACGTCGGTGAGGACGCGGTGCTCGGTGAAGTCAATAACGGATGGGCCGTGGCTACCCGACAGCTGTTCCACGAACGGCTGTCGCTCGGCAATGGATCTATGTACTCCAGTGGCGTGGGCAGCGAGTCTCCCGAAGACAGGCCTTTGGATTTTATCGATCTGGTGGCCAGATCCGGGCGCGACAGCGACCCGGCCGTTCGCCTCGCTGCAGGGCGCGCACTCGTCCACCGGCAGGTCACCCGTCAACTAACGGAACACATATTCAAAGGCATGCAGGACGGCACGATTCCGCCCACCTACGGCACCATTTTGCGTTTGGCAGCGGCCGAAACCCACGAATTCGAAGCGGACACAGCTCTCGCCATCGCCGAAACCTCCGCCGCCGTCGACTGCAGTGACGGCTTGTTCGACGTCGGGGAGCGATTTCTGAGCCGACAGGTGTTGAGCATCGGGGGCGGCACCACCGAAATGGCACGCAACGTGATCGCCGAACGAATACTCGACATGCCACGCGAGTACTCCGCGGACCGCGGCGTGCCGTTCGACCAAGTACGCCACAACCGGCCGCCGACATAA
- a CDS encoding AMP-binding protein: protein MTSHIAVRTVPIDLRRSYEAHGWWDNRGLGTLVENGLGAAPDAEFVVHSASNPFVGTFGQVDLLARRLAAGLQRRGIGPADIIAFQLPNWVEAAVTFWAAAYLGAIAVPIVHFYGPREVGHILRESRADVFVTAARFGRMVHDPTISAGVPIVAVVGRTFDALLADHPLPGPLPCDPTGPAIVAYTSGTTSAPKGVVHSHQSIGFEVRQLAAVQAEDRGRPLTVAPVGHFMGMLSAFLLPLCDGTPINLLDAWEPGRVLELMSSHQVSLIGGAPYFVTSLLEHPSFTPRHLPQMRYAGLGGAPVPRTVVERLAEQGITVFRSYGSTEHPSVTASQPHDDADTRLYTDGRPLTGVELRLAEDGEILTRGPDLCIGYTNEELTRQAFDAQGWYRTGDIGVLDEHGCLSITDRKSDLIIRGGENVSAAEVEEVLRSFPRLADVAVVAVPDAALGERAGAVVQMVPGAPHPTLEAVRAHCERSSLSRQKWPEYIIPSEVLARTATGKLRKQHIREQALHWLASQ from the coding sequence ATGACGAGTCACATCGCCGTACGCACCGTTCCGATCGACCTGCGCCGCAGCTACGAAGCGCACGGTTGGTGGGACAACCGTGGGCTCGGCACTCTGGTTGAGAACGGACTCGGAGCTGCTCCCGACGCGGAATTTGTCGTGCACTCTGCGAGCAATCCGTTCGTGGGCACTTTCGGACAGGTGGACCTACTTGCCCGCAGACTCGCTGCCGGCCTACAACGACGCGGAATTGGCCCCGCCGATATCATCGCTTTTCAACTGCCGAACTGGGTTGAGGCAGCGGTCACCTTCTGGGCCGCTGCATATCTCGGCGCCATCGCTGTGCCGATCGTGCACTTCTACGGTCCGCGGGAAGTCGGTCATATCCTGCGGGAAAGCCGTGCGGATGTCTTTGTGACCGCGGCACGGTTCGGGCGGATGGTGCACGACCCAACCATCAGCGCCGGCGTGCCAATCGTCGCCGTGGTCGGGCGAACATTCGACGCTCTGCTGGCAGACCACCCGCTCCCAGGGCCGTTGCCGTGCGACCCCACCGGTCCGGCGATCGTCGCCTACACCTCAGGCACCACGAGCGCACCCAAGGGTGTTGTCCACAGCCACCAGTCAATAGGCTTCGAAGTGCGGCAACTGGCCGCCGTCCAAGCCGAGGACCGTGGCCGGCCACTTACCGTGGCGCCGGTCGGCCATTTCATGGGGATGCTCAGCGCCTTCCTGCTGCCGTTGTGCGATGGCACACCGATAAATCTGCTCGATGCCTGGGAACCCGGCCGGGTGCTGGAACTGATGTCGTCACACCAGGTTTCCTTGATCGGCGGTGCACCGTACTTCGTGACAAGTCTCTTGGAGCACCCGTCGTTCACCCCGCGTCATCTTCCACAAATGAGATACGCGGGACTCGGTGGGGCACCTGTACCTCGGACTGTCGTTGAGCGCCTTGCCGAACAGGGCATAACCGTGTTCCGCTCGTATGGATCCACCGAGCATCCGTCGGTCACGGCAAGTCAACCCCACGACGATGCGGACACCCGCCTGTACACCGACGGTCGACCACTCACCGGTGTCGAGCTCCGGCTGGCCGAAGACGGCGAAATACTAACGCGCGGACCGGACTTGTGCATCGGATACACCAACGAAGAACTCACCAGGCAAGCGTTCGACGCCCAGGGTTGGTACCGAACAGGGGACATCGGTGTGCTCGATGAACATGGTTGCCTTTCGATCACCGACCGCAAGTCCGACCTGATCATCCGAGGCGGCGAGAACGTCAGCGCCGCCGAGGTCGAGGAGGTCTTGCGGTCGTTTCCGCGGCTGGCTGATGTCGCCGTTGTCGCGGTGCCCGACGCCGCCCTGGGGGAGCGCGCTGGTGCGGTCGTGCAAATGGTGCCCGGAGCGCCTCATCCGACGCTGGAGGCGGTGCGCGCGCATTGCGAACGGTCGTCCTTATCGCGCCAGAAGTGGCCCGAATACATTATTCCGTCCGAAGTTCTTGCGCGGACCGCGACGGGAAAGCTGCGCAAGCAGCACATTCGCGAGCAGGCGCTCCACTGGCTCGCCTCCCAGTAA
- a CDS encoding TetR/AcrR family transcriptional regulator yields MPPAKARRVRLSAAERREQLTRVAQEVYLELGIDRTSVLKVARAAGVNNATIYQHFSSTGELFEEAVLRPLDRILEEELAAADIRMDGLDPSSRLAEMHASLSAIMSRLGEMLNAILFAKNDAGRRHFAGRLQPQLQGWITKHLAAAGQPTTGRSGATAPGIIGIHLWLAMHTAYRGSRDNGEWAAGVADFLNAGLEQTLSSPAER; encoded by the coding sequence ATGCCCCCTGCTAAGGCTCGACGCGTTCGGCTCTCGGCCGCCGAGCGCCGCGAGCAACTGACGCGGGTGGCTCAAGAGGTGTATCTCGAATTGGGCATCGACCGGACGTCGGTCCTCAAGGTAGCCCGCGCCGCGGGCGTCAACAACGCAACCATCTACCAGCATTTCTCATCGACCGGCGAACTTTTCGAAGAGGCGGTGCTGCGTCCGCTCGACCGAATCTTGGAAGAGGAGTTGGCTGCCGCTGACATTCGCATGGATGGTCTTGATCCGTCGTCGCGGCTGGCTGAGATGCATGCGTCGTTATCGGCCATCATGAGTCGCCTCGGCGAGATGCTCAACGCCATCCTGTTCGCCAAGAATGATGCCGGTCGCCGGCATTTCGCTGGGCGGCTTCAGCCTCAGTTGCAGGGATGGATCACGAAGCACCTTGCGGCCGCGGGTCAGCCCACTACTGGCCGGTCAGGTGCGACGGCGCCGGGAATCATCGGCATTCATCTGTGGCTGGCCATGCACACGGCATACCGGGGTTCGCGAGACAACGGTGAATGGGCCGCAGGCGTCGCCGATTTCCTCAACGCCGGTCTCGAGCAGACGCTGTCGTCTCCGGCGGAACGCTGA
- a CDS encoding acyl-CoA dehydrogenase family protein: protein MDQWDDEAAGAMRAEVRRWLAENWRPPQEVGAFVDRVIDAGWACPNLAPTLFGRGLPLEANEVVIQEFAAADAPLGAVDVTANRLIANVINLFGTDESVSRSTVRGLLSGEHRTCLLYSEPGAGSDLAAVQTRAEPDGDEWVVNGQKVWSSLAAESTLGLLVARTNWDVPKHKGITLFLLPMRQPGVLVRPIRQMTGRATFNEVFLSDARVADTHRIGDLNGGWSVLQTALALERMAMGRGTVHDRDEGSELVRTSIDALITLARERGRNRDREVRQEIARLYALERVAHWNGERAENSTDERAASVVKLAMSELLHDSARLHARLLGAEGLLAGSDSQSADRAHLAAMCAFENSIGGGSDQIQRNLIGERVLGLPREPSLDRDVPFRDVRKSVATWT, encoded by the coding sequence ATGGATCAATGGGATGACGAAGCGGCCGGCGCCATGCGTGCTGAGGTTCGGCGATGGTTGGCCGAGAATTGGAGGCCGCCACAGGAAGTCGGCGCATTCGTCGACAGGGTCATCGATGCCGGGTGGGCCTGCCCGAATCTGGCGCCCACACTCTTCGGGCGTGGGCTGCCGCTCGAGGCCAATGAGGTGGTGATCCAGGAATTCGCGGCCGCCGATGCTCCCCTTGGGGCGGTTGACGTCACCGCGAACCGCCTGATCGCCAATGTCATCAATCTGTTCGGAACCGATGAAAGCGTCAGCCGGTCGACGGTGCGAGGGCTGCTGTCAGGTGAGCATCGAACCTGCCTGCTCTACAGCGAGCCCGGTGCAGGGTCTGATCTTGCGGCGGTGCAGACCCGCGCCGAGCCAGACGGCGACGAGTGGGTCGTCAACGGTCAAAAGGTGTGGTCAAGTCTTGCAGCGGAATCCACGCTCGGGCTGCTAGTTGCCAGAACCAACTGGGACGTCCCTAAACACAAAGGCATCACGCTGTTTCTGTTGCCGATGAGGCAGCCGGGAGTCCTCGTCCGTCCCATACGACAGATGACGGGCCGGGCCACGTTCAACGAGGTGTTTCTGTCCGACGCGCGTGTCGCCGACACCCACCGCATCGGTGATCTGAACGGTGGATGGTCGGTGCTGCAGACCGCGCTCGCACTCGAGCGGATGGCGATGGGTAGGGGCACGGTTCATGACCGTGACGAGGGTTCCGAATTGGTCCGCACCTCGATCGATGCGCTCATCACGCTGGCGCGAGAACGGGGGCGGAACCGCGACCGAGAGGTGCGCCAGGAAATCGCCAGGCTCTACGCGCTCGAACGTGTTGCGCACTGGAACGGTGAGCGCGCGGAGAACTCGACCGACGAGCGGGCCGCTTCGGTGGTCAAGCTAGCCATGTCCGAACTCCTGCACGATTCGGCACGACTACACGCGAGGTTGCTCGGCGCGGAGGGTTTGCTGGCGGGCTCTGACTCGCAATCCGCAGACCGCGCACATTTGGCTGCGATGTGCGCTTTCGAGAACTCCATCGGCGGGGGCAGCGATCAAATTCAACGCAATCTGATCGGGGAGCGGGTTCTGGGCCTGCCTCGTGAACCCTCGTTGGATCGAGATGTTCCGTTCCGTGATGTTCGCAAGAGCGTGGCCACGTGGACGTGA
- a CDS encoding acyl-CoA dehydrogenase family protein → MAPASKTLPSISIRSATKTATWFRWRRRCCRLNRYEPPRRSDHTESAMSASFTVEQQQFRDVIRSFFAAKSPESVVRETMASEHGYDPQLWAALADQLGVQGLSIPEEYGGSGFSFNETALVLEEAGRSLVCAPLLASAIATTTLLNSDDELAKERWLPTIASGDTIATVAWVEDDGRWDAPTVNVTATRGRGGWNLQGCKSFVLDGEIASVILVVAKGDDGVGLFAVEGGDSRLTRSAMTTLDPTRRLARIEMDGVPAYRVGAPGPGEKIVSDVARIAVVALACEQVGVAGRVLDMAVEYACQRVQFGRPIGSFQAIKHLCADMMAGVEAARAAAVAAARGVSERSERLDELAAIAGSVCSETCLNAARDNIQIHGAIAVTWEYPAHLYFKRAISDDLLFGDPAYHRESLAHVIGL, encoded by the coding sequence ATGGCGCCAGCGTCGAAGACGTTGCCGAGCATATCGATTCGATCCGCGACGAAGACGGCTACCTGGTTCCGCTGGAGGCGCCGATGCTGCCGCCTCAACCGGTATGAGCCGCCAAGGCGATCCGATCATACGGAGTCCGCGATGAGCGCCTCGTTCACCGTTGAGCAACAACAGTTCCGCGACGTTATACGTTCTTTTTTCGCCGCCAAGTCACCTGAATCCGTCGTGCGGGAGACAATGGCAAGTGAGCACGGTTACGACCCGCAGTTGTGGGCCGCGCTTGCCGATCAGCTCGGGGTTCAAGGTCTATCGATACCGGAAGAGTATGGTGGATCTGGTTTCTCGTTCAACGAGACGGCCCTGGTGCTCGAGGAAGCGGGTCGCTCGCTGGTGTGCGCGCCACTCCTGGCATCGGCCATCGCAACTACCACGCTGCTGAACTCCGATGACGAGCTCGCGAAGGAGCGGTGGTTGCCGACCATCGCCTCTGGTGACACGATTGCCACCGTCGCCTGGGTCGAGGATGACGGACGTTGGGACGCCCCCACGGTGAACGTGACCGCGACGCGTGGCCGCGGCGGCTGGAACCTGCAGGGCTGCAAGTCTTTCGTTCTAGACGGCGAGATCGCGTCGGTGATTCTGGTCGTCGCCAAGGGTGACGACGGGGTGGGCCTGTTCGCTGTCGAGGGCGGCGACAGCCGTCTGACTCGATCCGCGATGACCACCCTTGATCCGACGCGACGACTTGCTCGCATCGAGATGGACGGCGTCCCCGCCTATCGCGTCGGCGCTCCCGGCCCGGGCGAGAAGATCGTCAGCGACGTGGCGCGAATCGCGGTGGTGGCCCTGGCCTGCGAACAGGTGGGAGTTGCCGGAAGAGTATTGGATATGGCTGTCGAATATGCCTGTCAGCGTGTGCAATTCGGCCGCCCGATCGGATCTTTTCAAGCGATCAAGCATCTGTGTGCCGATATGATGGCCGGCGTCGAGGCGGCCAGAGCGGCTGCGGTCGCAGCCGCTCGCGGGGTGTCCGAACGCAGCGAACGCCTTGATGAGCTAGCTGCTATCGCGGGATCGGTGTGCTCGGAAACCTGCCTCAACGCTGCCCGTGACAACATCCAGATTCACGGTGCCATCGCTGTCACCTGGGAGTATCCCGCCCATCTGTACTTCAAGCGGGCGATTTCCGACGACCTGCTCTTCGGTGATCCGGCATATCACCGTGAATCGCTGGCGCACGTAATCGGCCTCTAG
- a CDS encoding SDR family NAD(P)-dependent oxidoreductase, which translates to MSFADQVALVTGAGRGLGRTYALELARRGAKVVVNDVGAAPDGQGVESTPAQDVVAEITAAGGTAVPSSESIATPEGGAAVVNAALEAFGRLDVVISNAGILRDKTFAKMTAAEFDAVLDVHLRGAFFVSQPAFQAMKDNGYGRFVFTTSAAGLFGNFGQANYGAAKMGLVGLSSGIAIEGARYGIQSNVIAPLARTRLTDGLLGEVGAALDPTLVTPMVVYLASRECTATHEIYAAGAGWYGRSFVGLTAGWLAGPDGASVEDVAEHIDSIRDEDGYLVPLEAPMLPPQPV; encoded by the coding sequence ATCTCATTCGCTGACCAGGTCGCCCTGGTGACCGGCGCCGGTCGCGGTTTGGGCCGCACCTACGCACTCGAGCTGGCCAGACGCGGCGCCAAGGTGGTGGTCAACGATGTCGGTGCGGCGCCGGACGGGCAAGGAGTCGAAAGTACACCGGCCCAGGACGTCGTCGCCGAGATCACCGCGGCCGGCGGAACCGCCGTGCCGAGTTCGGAGTCCATCGCAACTCCCGAAGGGGGGGCTGCGGTCGTCAACGCCGCCCTTGAAGCGTTCGGCCGACTCGACGTGGTGATCAGCAATGCGGGCATCCTCCGGGACAAGACTTTCGCGAAGATGACCGCCGCCGAATTCGACGCTGTCCTGGACGTTCACCTCAGAGGGGCGTTCTTTGTAAGTCAACCCGCCTTCCAGGCGATGAAGGACAACGGTTACGGCCGTTTCGTTTTCACCACATCGGCGGCCGGCCTCTTCGGCAACTTCGGACAAGCCAACTACGGTGCGGCGAAAATGGGGCTCGTCGGCCTGTCCAGCGGTATCGCCATCGAGGGAGCCCGATACGGCATACAATCCAATGTCATTGCACCGCTTGCGCGTACGCGCCTGACGGACGGATTGCTCGGCGAGGTCGGGGCGGCACTAGATCCGACCTTGGTGACCCCGATGGTCGTGTATCTTGCATCGAGGGAATGCACGGCGACCCACGAAATCTATGCGGCAGGCGCCGGTTGGTACGGCCGAAGTTTCGTCGGGCTGACTGCCGGCTGGCTTGCCGGCCCTGATGGCGCCAGCGTCGAAGACGTTGCCGAGCATATCGATTCGATCCGCGACGAAGACGGCTACCTGGTTCCGCTGGAGGCGCCGATGCTGCCGCCTCAACCGGTATGA
- a CDS encoding amidohydrolase family protein, whose amino-acid sequence MTATLTNSDQVDQLLDGIHIIDSDSHFTEPPDLWTSRVPASMHDKVPQMRTKDGVTHWYLGDEMLMGIGGNTLSRGKKKELGTLFVQPWEEVDSSTWDPRERVKLLDEMGVYAQILFSNAVGFSSNTFFGVDDLAQRAILIQTYNDFMADVQQESGGRLFPQPLLPTWDMDLTLKEMVRLRERGMRGFTISDKPHNTGLPGLDSEYFEPMWQLGNDMGLVFNFHIAGGGDKKIGNQTSMNPMAQSNPDVYWDSYGPQRRLAILSSQFYMSNARIILNLCMGNFFDRFPNIKVFSAESGIGWVPFIIEAMEFQLDEMVTDPAEIALQKRRPREYFADHIYVSFWFERSGPKHLIEDIGVHNVLVETDVPHPTCIYPGARERLATALSHVDAYTRRRVLQDNAAELYNIPLPTA is encoded by the coding sequence GTGACAGCGACGTTGACGAATTCTGACCAGGTGGATCAGCTGCTCGATGGAATCCACATCATCGACTCGGACTCGCATTTCACCGAACCGCCGGATCTGTGGACGTCTCGGGTGCCGGCGTCGATGCACGACAAGGTGCCCCAGATGCGCACCAAGGACGGGGTCACCCACTGGTATCTCGGAGACGAAATGCTCATGGGCATCGGCGGGAACACTTTGAGTCGCGGCAAGAAGAAGGAATTGGGCACACTCTTTGTGCAGCCGTGGGAAGAAGTCGACTCGTCCACGTGGGACCCCCGGGAGCGGGTGAAGTTGCTCGACGAGATGGGCGTGTACGCCCAGATCTTGTTCTCCAACGCCGTGGGCTTTTCGTCAAACACCTTCTTCGGCGTCGACGACCTAGCCCAGCGGGCAATTCTGATTCAGACTTATAACGACTTCATGGCCGACGTCCAGCAGGAGTCGGGTGGCCGGTTGTTCCCGCAGCCGTTGCTGCCGACCTGGGACATGGATCTCACCCTCAAAGAGATGGTTCGCCTGCGCGAGCGTGGCATGCGGGGATTCACGATCAGCGACAAGCCACACAACACCGGACTGCCTGGGCTGGATTCGGAGTACTTCGAACCCATGTGGCAGCTGGGCAACGACATGGGCCTGGTATTCAACTTCCACATTGCCGGCGGTGGGGACAAGAAGATCGGCAACCAGACGTCGATGAATCCGATGGCTCAATCCAATCCCGATGTCTACTGGGACTCCTATGGCCCCCAACGGCGGTTGGCGATTCTGTCCAGCCAGTTCTACATGAGCAACGCCAGGATCATCCTGAACCTCTGCATGGGCAACTTCTTCGACCGGTTCCCCAACATCAAGGTGTTCTCCGCTGAGAGCGGCATTGGATGGGTGCCGTTCATCATCGAGGCGATGGAATTTCAGCTCGATGAGATGGTGACCGATCCAGCCGAGATCGCGCTCCAAAAGCGACGTCCGAGAGAGTATTTCGCCGACCACATTTACGTGTCGTTCTGGTTTGAGCGCTCGGGACCCAAGCACCTCATCGAAGACATAGGCGTACACAACGTCCTGGTCGAGACCGACGTGCCGCACCCAACCTGTATCTACCCAGGTGCACGCGAGCGATTGGCGACCGCGCTTTCGCACGTCGATGCCTACACCCGCCGCCGGGTGTTGCAGGACAACGCCGCCGAGTTGTACAACATCCCACTTCCGACCGCTTAG
- a CDS encoding Zn-ribbon domain-containing OB-fold protein → MLSPLRGIGTVYSYTVNFHQYHPDVLPPNIIALVEPIDDPSLHLISSIVDCEPERVHIGLEVEVCFESHGDIKVPVFRPRRGPGDR, encoded by the coding sequence GTGCTCTCGCCCCTGCGTGGCATCGGCACCGTGTACAGCTACACCGTCAACTTTCACCAGTATCACCCGGATGTGTTGCCTCCCAATATCATCGCGTTGGTTGAACCAATCGATGACCCGAGTTTGCACCTGATTTCCAGCATCGTCGATTGCGAACCCGAACGCGTCCACATCGGACTCGAAGTCGAGGTGTGTTTCGAATCGCATGGCGACATCAAGGTGCCGGTGTTTCGTCCGCGACGTGGGCCCGGGGATCGATGA
- a CDS encoding thiolase family protein, whose amino-acid sequence MSQQRQPFVSGLGLSRIGRHTGRAGLALTLESAQQAISDAGLTPSDIDGVATLGDTPQSVAAQALNIEPRFRGGKVGRSSLFSPFLDAFDAVRHRQARHVLVYRTVSMLGGAYDPSAAADSEWDPKLDPGQNWRADLEHLNTDMDLLLAANAFSAANWFALHCRRHMHLYGTTKEQLGWLAVSSRRHATLNPDAVFRDPMSLDDYLTARPISEPFGLLDCDVPVDGSVAMVISHGDHVADCPHPPIRLAAAGGSSGAGGWTQRPDFPNMAMVDAAAELWHNTDLRPRDVDVAELYDGFAFLTLAWLEALGLCGVGASGSFVEGGNRIALDGELPLNTYGGQLSAGRLHGHWILHEACLQLRGAAGARQVPNRPEVAVASNGGGPTAGCVLLTV is encoded by the coding sequence ATGAGCCAGCAGCGCCAGCCATTCGTCTCGGGGCTGGGTCTGTCGCGGATCGGCCGCCACACCGGGCGCGCCGGGCTGGCCCTGACGCTCGAGAGTGCGCAACAGGCGATTTCCGACGCAGGTCTGACACCGTCTGACATCGACGGTGTCGCCACGCTCGGCGATACCCCGCAGAGCGTGGCGGCCCAGGCCCTCAACATCGAACCGCGATTCCGTGGCGGCAAGGTCGGACGTTCGTCCTTGTTCTCTCCGTTTCTGGATGCGTTCGACGCCGTTCGCCACCGACAGGCACGCCATGTGCTCGTCTACCGCACCGTGAGCATGCTGGGCGGGGCCTACGACCCGTCAGCTGCCGCAGACAGCGAGTGGGACCCCAAACTCGATCCCGGCCAGAATTGGCGTGCCGACCTCGAACACCTCAACACCGATATGGATCTGCTTCTCGCCGCGAACGCGTTCTCGGCGGCGAACTGGTTTGCTCTGCACTGCCGGCGACATATGCACCTTTACGGCACGACCAAGGAGCAACTCGGTTGGTTGGCGGTCAGCAGCCGACGGCACGCCACGCTCAATCCCGATGCCGTCTTTCGTGATCCGATGTCACTTGACGACTACCTCACGGCACGACCGATCTCTGAGCCGTTCGGGCTCTTAGATTGCGACGTTCCGGTTGACGGCTCGGTGGCGATGGTGATCTCGCACGGCGACCATGTCGCCGACTGTCCGCATCCGCCGATCCGGTTGGCCGCCGCCGGAGGATCATCCGGTGCCGGTGGGTGGACTCAACGGCCGGACTTCCCCAATATGGCGATGGTCGATGCCGCAGCAGAGCTGTGGCACAACACCGATTTGCGCCCCCGCGACGTCGACGTCGCCGAACTCTATGACGGCTTCGCCTTTCTCACGTTGGCGTGGCTGGAAGCGCTAGGGCTCTGCGGCGTAGGAGCTTCAGGCTCTTTCGTCGAAGGAGGCAACCGGATCGCCCTGGACGGCGAGCTGCCGCTCAACACCTACGGTGGCCAGTTGTCGGCCGGCCGCTTACACGGGCACTGGATCTTGCACGAAGCGTGTCTGCAATTGCGCGGCGCGGCCGGTGCGCGCCAAGTCCCGAACCGGCCAGAGGTCGCAGTGGCTTCCAACGGTGGCGGCCCCACAGCAGGATGTGTATTGCTCACAGTGTGA
- a CDS encoding acyl-CoA dehydrogenase family protein translates to MDPTTSALREQISDFVENEIIPAEPELHDSGDFNSAKLNELRVKAKARGLWALGHPKAIGGGGVAFLPFVYLNEIIGRSEWGMYALGTASMHDCMMIADHGTAEQRERYLGDLVSAAALPSTALTEPDVAGSDPTLMTTTAVLDGDEWVINGHKWFVSCANLARVTTVFCRTEAAAEERHSAFTALLVPTDSPGYEIVRVIPTLGSLAPHCEVRLKDVRVPNTAVLGHRGQGFTIAQQRLGAGRILHCMRWLGQAQRAFELMCDRAKTRYAHGSALADKGEIQRFIADSAAEMHAARLMTLDAARRIDAGESARVEISMIKVFGATMLHNVIDRAIQVHGALGVSADTPLERMYRNARYARIYDGPDEVHRMVVARQMLRGATV, encoded by the coding sequence ATGGACCCCACCACATCGGCGTTGCGTGAGCAGATCAGCGACTTCGTCGAGAACGAGATCATCCCCGCGGAGCCCGAGCTCCACGATTCCGGCGATTTCAACTCCGCCAAGCTCAATGAATTGCGGGTGAAAGCGAAAGCACGGGGTCTGTGGGCTCTGGGTCACCCCAAAGCGATCGGTGGAGGAGGAGTGGCGTTCCTGCCGTTCGTCTACCTCAATGAGATCATCGGCAGGTCGGAATGGGGTATGTACGCACTGGGAACGGCGTCGATGCACGACTGCATGATGATCGCCGATCACGGCACGGCGGAACAACGGGAGAGATACCTCGGCGACCTGGTTTCTGCGGCGGCGTTGCCGTCCACCGCGCTGACCGAACCTGATGTCGCGGGGTCGGATCCCACGTTGATGACGACCACCGCGGTACTAGATGGAGACGAATGGGTCATCAACGGCCATAAGTGGTTCGTCTCCTGTGCGAACCTTGCCCGAGTCACGACGGTGTTCTGCCGCACCGAAGCCGCGGCGGAGGAGCGACACTCGGCGTTCACCGCACTCCTGGTACCCACTGATAGCCCTGGGTATGAAATCGTCCGTGTGATACCAACTCTCGGGTCGCTGGCCCCGCACTGCGAAGTTCGCCTCAAGGACGTACGCGTGCCCAACACCGCAGTGCTCGGACACCGAGGTCAGGGCTTCACCATCGCTCAACAGCGTCTCGGGGCAGGGCGGATCCTGCATTGCATGCGCTGGCTCGGACAGGCACAGCGTGCTTTCGAGTTGATGTGTGATCGCGCGAAGACACGTTACGCCCACGGCAGTGCCTTGGCGGACAAGGGTGAAATCCAGCGTTTCATTGCCGATTCCGCGGCGGAGATGCACGCCGCCCGACTGATGACCCTGGACGCCGCCCGTCGCATTGACGCGGGAGAATCGGCTCGCGTGGAGATCAGCATGATCAAGGTCTTCGGGGCGACCATGCTGCACAACGTGATCGACCGGGCAATACAGGTGCACGGCGCGCTGGGCGTGAGTGCCGACACCCCGCTCGAGCGGATGTACCGCAATGCACGGTACGCGCGAATCTACGACGGCCCAGACGAAGTCCATCGGATGGTGGTGGCCAGGCAGATGTTGCGCGGGGCTACGGTGTAG